From the genome of Bosea sp. Tri-49, one region includes:
- the lysA gene encoding diaminopimelate decarboxylase: MHHFGYRDGALFAEDVDLREIAETVGTPVYVYSSATIERHYRLYEAAMKSTAPGKPAHVFYAMKANSNLGVLKTLAALGAGADTVSEGEIRKALAAGFPAGKIVFSGVGKAESELAFAVEAGIFQINIETEGELDLLSKVAQRLGKRQEAVFRVNPDIGAGGHAKITTGSSANKFGVSFEEVHRLYARAANMAGVRIMGLAVHIGSQIREVGAFEAAYAKMRDLVLALRAEGHRVDRLDLGGGLGIPYDIPREFDHGPGLIEAYAAMVARVTEGLDAELGFEPGRLIVGNAGILLTRVLHLNPRPTKQFLVVDAAMNDLLRPAMYEAYHEIWPVAEPAEGAKTIAYDVVGPICESGDTFTTGRDLSELKPGDLIAFMTAGAYGASMSSTYNQRPLVAEVLVKGDKFAVTRPRQTYEELIGTDRAPPWLP; encoded by the coding sequence ATGCATCATTTTGGCTATCGCGACGGCGCGCTCTTCGCCGAGGATGTCGACCTGCGCGAGATCGCAGAGACGGTCGGAACGCCGGTCTACGTCTACTCTTCGGCGACGATCGAGCGGCATTATCGCCTCTACGAAGCGGCGATGAAGTCGACCGCGCCGGGCAAGCCGGCGCATGTCTTCTACGCCATGAAGGCGAACAGCAATCTCGGCGTGCTGAAGACTCTTGCCGCGCTCGGCGCTGGTGCCGACACGGTCTCCGAAGGCGAGATCCGCAAGGCGCTCGCGGCGGGCTTCCCGGCTGGCAAGATCGTCTTCTCCGGCGTCGGCAAAGCTGAGAGCGAGCTTGCCTTCGCTGTCGAGGCCGGCATCTTCCAGATCAATATCGAGACCGAGGGCGAGCTCGACCTGCTGTCAAAGGTGGCGCAGCGCCTGGGCAAGCGCCAGGAAGCGGTGTTCCGGGTCAATCCCGACATCGGTGCCGGCGGCCACGCCAAGATCACCACCGGCTCCTCAGCCAACAAGTTCGGCGTCTCCTTCGAGGAGGTGCACCGGCTCTATGCCCGTGCCGCCAACATGGCGGGCGTGCGCATCATGGGGCTCGCCGTCCATATCGGCAGCCAGATCCGCGAAGTCGGAGCCTTCGAGGCGGCCTATGCCAAGATGCGTGATCTCGTGCTGGCGCTGCGGGCCGAGGGACACCGGGTCGACCGGCTCGATCTCGGCGGCGGCCTCGGCATCCCCTACGACATCCCCAGGGAGTTCGACCACGGCCCCGGGCTGATCGAGGCCTATGCCGCGATGGTTGCGAGGGTAACCGAGGGGCTCGACGCCGAGCTCGGTTTCGAGCCGGGGCGGCTGATCGTCGGCAATGCCGGCATCCTACTGACCAGGGTGCTGCATCTCAATCCGCGCCCGACCAAGCAATTCCTCGTCGTCGACGCGGCGATGAACGACCTGCTGCGGCCGGCGATGTACGAGGCCTATCACGAGATCTGGCCGGTCGCGGAGCCGGCGGAAGGCGCGAAGACGATCGCCTATGACGTGGTCGGGCCGATCTGCGAATCAGGCGACACTTTCACCACCGGGCGTGATCTCTCCGAGCTGAAGCCCGGCGACCTGATCGCCTTCATGACCGCCGGCGCCTACGGCGCCAGTATGTCCTCGACCTACAATCAGCGCCCGCTCGTTGCCGAAGTGCTGGTGAAGGGCGACAAATTCGCCGTGACGCGGCCGCGCCAGACCTATGAAGAGCTTATCGGCACGGATCGTGCACCGCCCTGGCTGCCCTGA
- the tlpA gene encoding thiol:disulfide interchange protein TlpA, with the protein MACGALALLALGGAAAFYSVRGAAGNSTCSAAATKVEALRPLAKGEVAAVEVAKQPALLPDLAFNGPDGKPMSLSAFRGKTVLVNLWATWCLPCLTEMPALDALQGALGGPDFEVVAINIDTRHPDKPKKWLADKNISRLAYYADPQAKVFQDIRAVKKVEGMPISLLVDPAGCELALLQGPAEWAGADAKAMITAAIGRR; encoded by the coding sequence ATGGCCTGTGGGGCCCTGGCGCTGCTTGCGCTCGGCGGCGCTGCGGCCTTCTACTCCGTACGGGGCGCGGCCGGCAATTCCACTTGCAGCGCAGCGGCTACGAAGGTGGAGGCGCTGCGCCCTCTCGCGAAGGGCGAGGTCGCAGCTGTCGAGGTCGCCAAGCAACCGGCGCTGCTGCCCGATCTCGCCTTCAACGGCCCGGACGGCAAGCCAATGAGCCTCTCGGCCTTTCGCGGCAAGACCGTGCTGGTCAACCTCTGGGCGACCTGGTGCCTGCCCTGCCTGACCGAGATGCCGGCGCTCGACGCGCTCCAGGGCGCGCTCGGCGGCCCCGATTTCGAGGTGGTCGCGATCAATATCGACACGCGCCATCCCGACAAGCCGAAGAAGTGGCTGGCCGACAAGAACATCTCTCGCCTCGCCTATTATGCCGATCCGCAGGCCAAGGTCTTCCAGGACATCCGTGCCGTGAAGAAGGTCGAGGGCATGCCGATCAGCTTGCTGGTCGATCCCGCCGGCTGCGAGCTCGCTCTGCTCCAGGGCCCGGCCGAGTGGGCGGGAGCCGACGCCAAGGCGATGATCACCGCCGCGATCGGCCGCCGCTGA
- a CDS encoding TspO/MBR family protein codes for MNISTDRAGRQPTVWISVLIAILPVVAASLIGSAVTVPQIPGWYAGLAKPSFNPPNWLFAPVWTALFALMALVAFRVLRLPDDTPDRVQALLAYHVQLALNMLWSCVFFGLNSPAGGLVVIALLLVAIVWTMRRFAGLGDRLSAALFVPYLAWVSFATLLNASIWWLNR; via the coding sequence ATGAACATATCGACAGATCGAGCCGGCCGTCAGCCGACAGTATGGATTTCCGTCCTCATTGCCATCCTGCCGGTGGTGGCGGCTTCGCTGATCGGCAGCGCGGTGACGGTGCCGCAGATTCCCGGCTGGTATGCCGGCCTCGCCAAGCCATCCTTCAATCCGCCGAACTGGCTCTTTGCTCCGGTCTGGACGGCTTTGTTCGCACTGATGGCGCTGGTTGCTTTTCGCGTCTTGCGCTTGCCGGATGATACGCCGGACAGGGTGCAGGCGCTGCTCGCCTACCACGTCCAGCTTGCGCTCAACATGCTCTGGTCCTGCGTGTTCTTCGGCCTGAACAGCCCGGCCGGCGGGCTCGTCGTGATCGCGCTGCTGCTGGTGGCGATAGTCTGGACGATGCGGCGCTTCGCTGGGCTGGGCGACAGGCTCTCTGCAGCGCTGTTCGTGCCCTATCTCGCCTGGGTCTCGTTCGCGACCCTCCTCAACGCGTCAATCTGGTGGCTGAATCGCTGA
- the argH gene encoding argininosuccinate lyase — protein sequence MSNRMWGGRFATGPDAIMEEINASIDFDQRLWRQDIRGSLAHAAMLAETGILTKDDVDVISTGLKGIEAEIEAGRFTFSRALEDIHMNIESNLKERIGLAAGRLHTARSRNDQVATDMRLWVRDALDQLDEQVADLQLALAEKAETYAGAVMPGFTHLQSAQPVTFGHHLLAYVEMLARDRSRLRDARERMNECPLGAAALAGTSFPIDRHMTAKALGFSRPTANSLDSVSDRDFVLETLSAASICAMHLSRLAEEIVLWATPQFGFVKLSDKFSTGSSIMPQKRNPDAAELVRGKAGRIFGALQGMLTMMKGLPLTYSKDMQEDKEGTFDAVQTLSLCLAASAGMVRDMQPDLKVMKKAAGLGYATATDLADWLVRVLKMPFRDAHHVTGRLVGIASAKGVGLEKLSLAEMQEVEPKIGDEIFAVLGVERSVKSRTSYGGTAPANVKRQARRWLKLLAKGAKPQP from the coding sequence GTGAGCAACCGCATGTGGGGTGGGCGTTTCGCCACAGGTCCCGACGCCATCATGGAGGAGATCAACGCCTCCATCGATTTCGACCAGCGCCTGTGGCGCCAGGATATTCGCGGCTCGCTGGCGCACGCCGCCATGCTGGCCGAGACCGGCATCCTGACGAAGGACGACGTGGACGTCATCTCGACCGGACTCAAGGGCATCGAGGCCGAGATCGAAGCCGGGCGCTTCACGTTCTCGCGCGCGCTCGAAGACATCCACATGAACATCGAGAGCAATCTCAAGGAGCGGATCGGGCTCGCCGCCGGGCGCCTGCACACCGCCCGCTCGCGCAACGACCAGGTCGCGACCGACATGCGGCTCTGGGTCCGCGACGCGCTCGACCAGCTCGACGAGCAGGTCGCCGACCTCCAGCTCGCGCTGGCAGAGAAAGCCGAAACCTATGCCGGTGCGGTGATGCCAGGCTTCACCCATCTGCAGTCGGCCCAGCCGGTTACCTTCGGTCATCATTTGCTCGCCTATGTCGAGATGCTGGCGCGTGACCGCAGTCGGCTGCGCGATGCGCGCGAGCGCATGAACGAATGCCCGCTCGGCGCCGCCGCGCTCGCCGGCACCTCCTTTCCGATCGACCGGCACATGACAGCCAAGGCGCTCGGCTTTTCCCGGCCGACGGCGAACTCGCTCGATTCGGTCTCGGATCGCGACTTCGTGCTGGAGACGCTGTCGGCTGCCTCGATCTGCGCCATGCACCTGTCGCGTCTCGCCGAGGAGATCGTGCTGTGGGCGACGCCGCAATTCGGCTTCGTCAAGCTCTCCGACAAGTTCTCGACCGGCTCCTCGATCATGCCGCAGAAGCGCAATCCCGACGCGGCCGAGCTGGTGCGCGGCAAGGCGGGGCGCATCTTCGGCGCGTTGCAGGGCATGCTGACGATGATGAAGGGCCTGCCGCTGACCTATTCGAAGGACATGCAGGAGGACAAGGAAGGCACCTTCGACGCGGTGCAGACCCTGTCACTCTGCCTTGCTGCAAGTGCCGGCATGGTCCGCGACATGCAGCCCGATCTCAAGGTGATGAAGAAGGCTGCCGGCCTCGGCTACGCGACGGCGACCGACCTCGCCGACTGGCTGGTGCGCGTGCTGAAGATGCCCTTCCGCGACGCGCACCACGTCACCGGCCGGCTCGTCGGCATCGCCTCGGCCAAGGGTGTCGGGCTGGAGAAGCTCTCGCTTGCCGAGATGCAGGAGGTCGAACCCAAGATCGGCGACGAGATCTTCGCCGTGCTCGGCGTCGAGCGCTCGGTGAAGAGCCGCACCAGCTATGGCGGCACCGCTCCCGCCAATGTGAAGCGGCAGGCCCGCCGTTGGCTGAAGCTGCTCGCCAAGGGCGCGAAGCCGCAGCCATGA
- a CDS encoding TIGR02302 family protein translates to MSETPRRTALDTGGTIRKRLERLTMASRLSLAWERLWPKLWAPLCVVLLFLAVSWFGLWLHLPWWGRAAGSAIFALLLLGSFWPAITGRWPSRREALARLDHSMDGAHRPATALEDTLAVGGKDPVSQALWTLHLQRQGAHVAALKVAPPQPHMAGRDKRALRAAPLVAAVAGFFVAGHEVLPRLTAAFDWRGPALAAAAVRIDAWIDPPAYTRMPPILIDFARLASPNFNVPEKSTVVVRIAGRSGMDVATTGRLDVVPVEGKPGEAKPADAKAAPVNTVAVTEKRYLLAGDGTLRITGSGAPAQTLSLHAIIDQKPEIAFAEPPKPVSGVQGGLGISYRAKDDYGIASAEVIVSRVAPLAGGRSLVEAPKQILPVPSSGSGEDEMKSTVDFSAHPWAGAKVNLSLLARDETGQEGRSETVEVTLPQRTFTKPLAKALVEQRRKLIMDVDTRKKVQLALDAMMIEPDRFMKETGVYLGMRMISERLRRAASDDQLRDTAEMMWVLALQLEDGDLSDAEKALRAAQENLQQALDRGATEDEIKKLTEEMRRAMDRFMRELAQQMQRQQQNGERNQAQLPENFRTVTPRDLQNMLNRIEELSKRGDMAEAQRLMEELNNLLNNLKTARPGQQDPRQREMNQALGDLDRMTREQQQLRDETYQQDQQRQNRAQRGQRPGQQQARPGQQGQRQQGQQGQRGQRGQQPGQQPGENGEDGEGEDGQNAEGGQGQGQGLSQRQQALRERLQDLQRRMRGMGADPGELGEAEDAMREAEGQLGQGQDGQAIDAQGRALEALRKGGQNLAQQMQGEPGEGEGNENAYGEPDGRPAGRPSAQQRDNNDPLGRPQRQRDWADGRVRVPGADESATQRARRILEELRRRLGDPLRPTEELDYLERLLRRN, encoded by the coding sequence ATGAGCGAAACACCGCGCCGTACGGCGCTCGACACAGGTGGGACGATCCGCAAGCGGCTGGAACGCCTCACCATGGCGTCGCGGCTGTCGCTCGCCTGGGAGCGGCTCTGGCCGAAGCTGTGGGCGCCGCTTTGCGTCGTCCTGCTCTTTCTTGCCGTCTCCTGGTTCGGCCTCTGGCTGCACCTGCCCTGGTGGGGGCGTGCCGCCGGCTCGGCCATCTTCGCTCTCCTCCTGCTGGGAAGCTTCTGGCCGGCCATCACCGGCCGCTGGCCGAGCCGCCGCGAGGCTTTGGCTCGGCTCGACCATTCCATGGATGGCGCGCATCGCCCGGCGACTGCGCTTGAGGATACGCTCGCGGTCGGCGGCAAGGACCCGGTCTCGCAGGCGCTGTGGACGCTGCATCTGCAGCGGCAGGGCGCCCATGTCGCGGCACTCAAGGTGGCTCCACCGCAACCGCATATGGCGGGGCGTGACAAGCGGGCGCTGCGTGCGGCGCCTCTGGTTGCCGCTGTCGCCGGTTTCTTCGTCGCCGGGCACGAGGTCCTGCCGCGGCTCACCGCCGCGTTCGACTGGCGCGGTCCGGCCCTTGCTGCAGCCGCGGTGCGGATCGACGCCTGGATCGACCCGCCGGCCTATACGCGCATGCCGCCCATCCTGATCGACTTCGCCAGGCTGGCGAGCCCCAATTTCAACGTGCCCGAGAAGTCGACGGTGGTAGTGCGCATTGCCGGGCGCAGCGGCATGGATGTCGCGACCACCGGCCGGCTCGATGTCGTGCCTGTCGAGGGCAAGCCTGGCGAAGCCAAACCGGCTGATGCCAAGGCTGCACCGGTGAACACGGTCGCGGTGACGGAGAAACGCTATCTGCTCGCCGGCGACGGCACCTTGCGCATCACCGGCTCGGGCGCTCCCGCCCAGACGCTGAGCCTGCACGCCATCATCGACCAGAAGCCTGAGATCGCTTTTGCCGAGCCACCCAAGCCGGTCAGCGGCGTGCAAGGCGGGCTCGGCATCAGCTACCGCGCCAAGGACGATTACGGCATCGCCTCGGCCGAGGTCATCGTCTCGCGCGTCGCCCCCCTCGCGGGCGGTCGCTCGCTGGTGGAGGCGCCGAAGCAGATCCTGCCGGTGCCATCCTCCGGCTCTGGCGAAGACGAGATGAAGAGCACGGTCGACTTCTCAGCCCATCCCTGGGCCGGCGCCAAGGTCAATCTGAGCCTCCTGGCGCGCGACGAGACCGGACAGGAGGGGCGCAGCGAGACAGTCGAGGTCACGCTGCCGCAGCGGACTTTCACCAAGCCGTTGGCCAAGGCGCTGGTCGAGCAGCGTCGCAAGCTGATCATGGACGTCGATACGCGCAAGAAGGTCCAGCTTGCGCTCGACGCGATGATGATCGAGCCCGACCGCTTCATGAAGGAGACCGGCGTCTATCTTGGCATGCGCATGATTAGCGAGCGTTTGCGCCGTGCCGCCAGCGACGACCAGCTGCGCGATACCGCCGAGATGATGTGGGTGCTGGCGCTGCAGCTCGAGGATGGCGACCTGTCGGATGCCGAAAAGGCGCTGCGGGCCGCGCAGGAGAACTTGCAGCAGGCACTCGATCGCGGCGCCACCGAGGACGAGATCAAGAAGCTCACCGAAGAGATGCGCCGCGCCATGGACCGATTCATGCGCGAGCTAGCTCAGCAGATGCAGCGCCAGCAGCAGAATGGCGAGCGGAACCAGGCGCAGTTGCCCGAGAATTTCCGCACGGTGACGCCGCGCGACCTGCAGAACATGCTCAACCGCATCGAGGAGTTGTCGAAGCGCGGCGACATGGCCGAGGCGCAGCGCCTGATGGAGGAGCTCAACAACCTCCTGAACAATCTCAAGACGGCGCGCCCCGGCCAGCAGGATCCGCGGCAACGCGAGATGAACCAGGCGCTCGGCGATCTCGACCGGATGACTCGCGAGCAGCAGCAATTGCGCGACGAGACCTATCAACAGGACCAGCAGCGCCAGAACCGGGCCCAGCGCGGCCAGCGCCCCGGCCAGCAGCAGGCGCGTCCCGGCCAGCAGGGCCAGCGCCAGCAAGGGCAGCAGGGCCAGCGCGGGCAGCGTGGCCAGCAACCCGGACAACAGCCTGGCGAGAACGGCGAAGACGGCGAGGGCGAGGACGGCCAGAACGCTGAAGGTGGGCAGGGCCAGGGTCAGGGCCTGTCGCAGCGCCAGCAGGCGCTGCGCGAACGCCTGCAGGATCTGCAGCGGCGCATGCGCGGCATGGGCGCCGACCCGGGCGAGCTCGGCGAGGCCGAGGACGCCATGCGCGAGGCGGAAGGCCAGCTCGGCCAGGGTCAGGATGGGCAGGCGATCGACGCGCAGGGGCGCGCGCTCGAAGCGCTGCGCAAGGGCGGCCAGAATCTGGCCCAGCAGATGCAGGGCGAACCTGGCGAGGGCGAGGGCAACGAGAACGCCTATGGCGAACCGGATGGGCGCCCGGCCGGCCGACCTTCGGCACAGCAGCGCGACAACAACGACCCGCTCGGACGGCCGCAGCGTCAGCGCGACTGGGCCGATGGCCGCGTGCGTGTGCCCGGCGCCGACGAGAGCGCTACACAGCGGGCGCGACGCATCCTGGAAGAATTGCGCCGGCGTCTTGGCGATCCGCTGCGTCCGACCGAAGAACTCGACTATCTCGAGCGCCTGCTGCGGCGGAATTGA
- a CDS encoding aminotransferase class V-fold PLP-dependent enzyme has protein sequence MTDQTALSRRTLLAALGTAILAAPALARSLPALPTRGLGTDTGYWDAVRRLYSVTPDMVNLENGYWGIMAEPVKAEYKRLTDFVNFENTVYARTKIGQDLDNVRTPLADFLGVAREEIALTRGATEALQTLIAGYNKLKPGDGVLYADLDYDSMQYAMNWLKGRRGVEVAKFDIPEPATKANVLAAYEAALKANPKTKLLLLTHISHRTGLMMPVRELAAMAKARGIDVILDAAHSWGQVDFKAKDLGVDFIGFNLHKWIGAPLGVGVMYIARDRLADIDTHYGDEDFKADDVRSRIHTGTPNFAAQLAVPTALALHQEVGPQAKEARYRHLRNYWVAKARELKGIEIQTPDDPEMVAGITSFALTGKRSAADCNAVVASLRDQHKVMTVRRGGVAKGNTIRVSPAPYLTEADLDRFIAALAIVSGNRAG, from the coding sequence ATGACCGACCAGACCGCCCTCAGCCGCCGTACATTGCTCGCTGCGCTCGGCACCGCCATCCTCGCCGCGCCCGCCCTCGCCCGCTCGCTTCCGGCCCTGCCGACGCGCGGCCTCGGCACCGACACCGGCTATTGGGACGCGGTCCGGCGCCTCTACAGCGTCACCCCCGACATGGTGAACCTCGAGAACGGCTATTGGGGCATCATGGCCGAGCCGGTGAAGGCTGAATACAAGCGCCTGACCGATTTCGTGAACTTCGAGAACACGGTCTACGCCCGCACCAAGATCGGCCAGGACCTCGACAATGTCCGGACGCCGCTGGCCGATTTCCTTGGCGTGGCTCGCGAGGAGATCGCGCTGACCCGCGGCGCGACCGAGGCGCTGCAGACCCTGATCGCCGGCTACAACAAGCTGAAACCCGGCGACGGCGTGCTCTATGCCGATCTCGACTATGATTCGATGCAGTACGCGATGAATTGGCTGAAGGGCCGGCGCGGTGTCGAAGTCGCCAAGTTCGACATCCCCGAGCCCGCGACCAAGGCGAATGTGCTCGCGGCTTATGAGGCCGCGCTCAAGGCCAATCCGAAGACGAAGCTGCTGCTGCTCACCCATATCAGCCACCGCACCGGGCTGATGATGCCGGTCAGGGAGCTTGCCGCCATGGCCAAGGCGCGCGGCATCGACGTCATCCTCGACGCCGCCCATAGCTGGGGTCAGGTCGACTTCAAGGCCAAGGACCTCGGCGTCGATTTCATCGGCTTCAACCTGCACAAATGGATCGGCGCACCGCTCGGTGTCGGCGTCATGTACATCGCCCGTGATCGGCTGGCCGATATTGATACTCATTACGGCGACGAGGACTTCAAGGCCGACGATGTCCGCTCGCGCATCCACACCGGCACGCCGAACTTCGCCGCCCAGCTCGCCGTTCCCACCGCGCTCGCCCTGCATCAGGAGGTCGGCCCGCAGGCCAAGGAAGCGCGCTATCGGCATCTGCGCAACTACTGGGTCGCCAAGGCGCGCGAGCTCAAGGGGATCGAAATCCAGACTCCGGACGATCCGGAGATGGTCGCCGGCATCACCTCCTTCGCGTTGACCGGCAAGCGTTCAGCCGCCGACTGCAACGCCGTCGTCGCGTCGCTGCGCGACCAGCACAAGGTGATGACGGTGCGCCGCGGCGGCGTTGCCAAGGGCAACACCATCCGCGTCTCGCCAGCGCCCTATCTGACCGAAGCCGATCTCGACCGCTTCATTGCAGCGCTCGCGATCGTCTCGGGCAATCGCGCGGGCTGA
- a CDS encoding trans-sulfuration enzyme family protein, protein MTARPLHPRSLAAQAMGKIDPLTKAVVPPIHISTTYIRDEDNAYSTGFIYGRPDNETVHEAQAVLAMLEEAKAGALLFSSGMAAATAVFQALSPGDHVVASKVMYWALRSWLLTEATRWGLKIDFVESDDLAKLKAAVQPGVTKLVWIETPSNPLWTITDIAAAAEIAHAAGARLAVDSTCASPVHTRPLTLGADIVMHAATKVLNGHSDVIAGALCARQDDEFWARIKTVRKGQGGILGPFEAYLLMRGMRTLHVRQERQSASAMVLAQKLSAHPLVSRVLYPGLPQHPGHDIAARQMEGGFGFMLSVQVTGGESAAIKSAAHVELYKRATSLGGVESLIEHRASIEGAGSPCPPDLLRLSTGIEDVDDLYDDLDQALKAGHR, encoded by the coding sequence ATGACCGCGCGCCCGCTGCACCCCCGTTCGCTCGCTGCTCAAGCGATGGGCAAGATCGATCCATTGACCAAGGCCGTGGTGCCGCCGATCCATATCTCGACCACCTATATCCGTGACGAGGACAACGCCTATTCCACCGGCTTCATCTATGGCCGGCCGGACAACGAGACGGTGCACGAGGCGCAGGCCGTCCTCGCCATGCTGGAAGAGGCCAAGGCCGGCGCCCTGTTGTTCAGCTCGGGCATGGCGGCGGCGACTGCCGTGTTCCAGGCCCTGTCCCCTGGCGATCACGTCGTCGCCTCCAAGGTGATGTACTGGGCGCTGCGTTCCTGGCTGCTGACCGAGGCGACGCGCTGGGGGCTGAAGATCGACTTCGTCGAAAGCGACGATCTCGCCAAGCTGAAGGCCGCCGTGCAGCCCGGCGTCACCAAGCTGGTCTGGATTGAAACGCCATCCAACCCGCTCTGGACCATCACCGATATCGCCGCAGCTGCCGAGATCGCCCATGCAGCCGGCGCCAGACTCGCGGTCGACTCGACCTGCGCCTCACCCGTGCACACCCGCCCGCTCACACTCGGCGCCGACATCGTCATGCATGCCGCCACGAAGGTGCTGAACGGCCATTCCGATGTGATCGCGGGCGCGCTGTGCGCTCGACAGGATGATGAGTTCTGGGCGCGCATCAAGACCGTGCGCAAGGGCCAGGGCGGCATTCTCGGCCCATTCGAGGCCTATCTGCTGATGCGCGGCATGCGCACGCTCCATGTCCGGCAGGAGCGCCAGTCGGCCTCGGCCATGGTCTTGGCGCAGAAGCTTTCCGCCCACCCGCTGGTCTCGCGCGTGCTCTACCCCGGCCTGCCGCAGCATCCCGGGCACGACATCGCGGCGCGCCAGATGGAGGGCGGCTTCGGCTTCATGCTCTCGGTCCAGGTCACCGGTGGCGAGTCGGCGGCGATCAAATCGGCTGCCCATGTCGAGCTCTACAAGCGCGCCACCTCGCTCGGCGGCGTCGAGAGCCTGATCGAGCACCGCGCCTCGATCGAAGGCGCGGGCTCGCCTTGCCCACCCGATCTGCTGCGTCTCTCGACCGGCATCGAGGATGTCGACGATCTCTACGACGATCTCGACCAGGCGCTGAAGGCCGGGCACCGCTGA
- a CDS encoding glycoside hydrolase family 19 protein produces MSMQGSPAEEVPVEEPQAPRVPDLAVTVTRLARLAPMGKAEIMNNIALHFDRLAAEADLTTPLRVCHFLAQAAHESDRFRTLEEKGGKKQFARYEGRADLGNTEPGDGARYHGRGIFQLTGRANYKRIGRMLNVDLEGRPELALDPRVSVQIAFAYWRDRKINAAADRDDAVRVTQLINGGANGLADRRQLLTTAKGIWF; encoded by the coding sequence ATGTCGATGCAAGGATCGCCAGCCGAGGAAGTCCCCGTCGAGGAGCCGCAGGCTCCGCGGGTGCCGGATCTTGCCGTAACGGTCACGCGGCTCGCCCGCCTGGCGCCGATGGGCAAGGCAGAAATCATGAACAACATCGCCTTGCATTTCGATCGGCTCGCCGCCGAGGCCGATCTGACGACGCCGCTGCGCGTCTGCCATTTCCTGGCTCAAGCCGCGCATGAGAGCGACCGCTTCCGCACGCTGGAGGAGAAGGGCGGGAAGAAGCAGTTTGCTCGCTACGAAGGCCGTGCCGATCTCGGCAACACCGAGCCCGGCGACGGTGCGCGCTATCACGGGCGCGGCATTTTCCAGCTGACTGGCCGGGCCAACTACAAGCGCATCGGCCGGATGCTGAACGTCGACCTGGAAGGGCGGCCGGAGCTCGCGCTCGACCCGCGCGTCTCGGTCCAGATCGCCTTCGCCTATTGGCGCGACCGCAAGATCAACGCGGCTGCCGATCGCGACGATGCAGTCCGCGTCACCCAGCTGATCAATGGCGGCGCCAACGGCCTCGCCGACCGCCGGCAATTGCTGACGACGGCGAAGGGGATCTGGTTCTAG
- a CDS encoding response regulator — translation MSRILVVDDEESLRSLVARGLAMDGHDCLTAGDGAEALDILMAEQGRFDLLLTDIRMPLMDGIALALAAKQQFPDLTIMLMTGYAEQRERAKSLETIVEEVMTKPFTIAELRETVLRVIERSIG, via the coding sequence ATGTCGCGCATTCTCGTGGTTGACGACGAAGAGAGCCTGCGCTCGCTGGTCGCGCGCGGCCTCGCCATGGACGGGCATGATTGCCTGACCGCCGGCGACGGTGCCGAGGCGCTCGACATCCTGATGGCCGAGCAGGGTCGGTTCGATCTGCTGCTCACCGACATCCGCATGCCATTGATGGACGGCATCGCCCTGGCGCTCGCCGCAAAGCAGCAATTCCCCGACCTCACCATCATGCTGATGACCGGTTATGCCGAGCAGCGCGAGCGGGCCAAGAGCCTCGAGACGATCGTCGAGGAGGTGATGACCAAACCCTTCACCATCGCCGAACTGCGCGAGACGGTGCTGCGCGTGATCGAGCGCTCGATCGGGTGA
- the lptM gene encoding LPS translocon maturation chaperone LptM, translated as MPQSRLKLGRTVLVIGLLGLALTACGRRGPLEPPPNAKNAVALPDKQVGAVENTFNATEASPLGKPPKTNKAITIPESSFVLDPLL; from the coding sequence GTGCCGCAATCCCGCCTGAAACTCGGCCGCACCGTGCTGGTGATCGGTCTGCTCGGCCTCGCACTCACCGCTTGCGGCCGCCGCGGACCGCTGGAGCCACCGCCGAATGCCAAGAACGCGGTCGCCTTGCCCGACAAGCAGGTCGGTGCAGTGGAGAACACCTTCAACGCGACGGAGGCTTCGCCGCTGGGCAAGCCACCGAAGACGAACAAGGCCATTACGATTCCCGAATCGTCCTTCGTGCTCGACCCGCTGCTCTGA